In Fodinibius salicampi, a single genomic region encodes these proteins:
- a CDS encoding ammonium transporter: MLKKYRAKFPLLLLTFLFISTPLLAADGVAIDTGVTAWMLVSTALVLLMIPGLAMFYGGLVRTKNVLGTMMHSFAAMGIMTVLWVAIGYCMSFGPNVLGGWFGWNPDYLFLSGIDNSILDAGVPEYVFSMFQGKFAIITPALIAGAFAERVKFKSYCLFIALWGLLVYNPLCHWVWAEDGFLFNMGANGAIDFAGGTVVHISAGVSGLIAALYLGARRGYPVTNMPPSNLVMTMIGGGLLWVGWFGFNAGSSVASGLSTAQALTATQVAAASGAIAWMIIEAWHQGKATALGIMSGILAGLVAITPAAGVVQPFGAFCLGILASIFCYLAIIAKNKLGYDDSLDAFGIHGMGGIVGALLLTFFIRDSWMNEAAELAGGSWTVWQQLGVQVSAVLIAVVYAAVLTLILLYVVNKLVGFRSDPKEEMQGLDSAYHSEHGYGMLNPN, translated from the coding sequence ATGCTAAAAAAATATCGGGCTAAGTTCCCCTTACTACTACTGACCTTTCTCTTCATTTCAACTCCTTTACTTGCCGCCGACGGCGTCGCCATAGATACGGGTGTGACCGCTTGGATGTTGGTCTCAACGGCTCTCGTTCTTTTGATGATACCCGGACTGGCTATGTTTTATGGCGGGCTTGTCCGCACCAAAAATGTTCTGGGAACCATGATGCATAGCTTTGCTGCAATGGGAATTATGACGGTTCTCTGGGTGGCCATTGGATACTGCATGAGTTTTGGCCCCAATGTTCTCGGCGGATGGTTTGGATGGAACCCAGACTATTTGTTTTTATCGGGAATTGATAACTCAATATTAGATGCCGGCGTGCCTGAATATGTGTTCAGTATGTTCCAGGGTAAGTTTGCTATTATTACGCCTGCCCTAATCGCCGGGGCCTTTGCCGAACGGGTGAAATTTAAATCTTATTGTCTGTTTATTGCTCTATGGGGACTACTTGTTTACAACCCGCTCTGCCACTGGGTATGGGCTGAGGATGGTTTCCTTTTCAACATGGGCGCGAACGGAGCCATAGACTTTGCAGGGGGAACAGTAGTTCATATCTCTGCTGGTGTAAGCGGTTTGATAGCAGCGTTATATTTAGGAGCTCGGCGCGGTTATCCGGTTACTAATATGCCACCCAGCAACCTGGTAATGACCATGATTGGCGGTGGACTTCTCTGGGTTGGATGGTTTGGGTTCAACGCCGGAAGTTCCGTAGCAAGTGGATTAAGCACTGCACAGGCATTGACGGCTACACAAGTTGCCGCGGCATCCGGGGCGATTGCATGGATGATCATTGAAGCATGGCACCAAGGCAAAGCTACAGCCCTTGGAATTATGTCGGGCATTTTGGCCGGACTGGTAGCTATTACTCCCGCGGCAGGTGTGGTGCAACCCTTTGGGGCGTTTTGTCTTGGGATTTTGGCATCGATTTTTTGTTACCTGGCGATCATCGCCAAGAATAAATTGGGATACGACGACAGCCTTGATGCTTTTGGTATCCATGGAATGGGAGGTATTGTGGGAGCCCTATTGCTCACCTTCTTCATCCGGGATAGCTGGATGAACGAAGCCGCAGAACTCGCTGGCGGAAGCTGGACGGTATGGCAGCAGTTGGGTGTTCAGGTTTCAGCCGTTCTGATAGCCGTTGTATATGCAGCTGTTCTTACACTGATTCTGCTATATGTTGTGAATAAATTGGTAGGCTTCCGGTCCGATCCAAAAGAAGAGATGCAGGGCCTTGACAGTGCCTACCACAGCGAGCACGGCTACGGAATGCTCAACCCTAACTAA
- a CDS encoding zinc-dependent metalloprotease has product MNRIAVISLFLLFFCSALQAQDIPSISEKALNLEEQEGFFTYYRDEDQGKILVEIEVDRFDTEFLYVNSLTAGVGSNDIGLDRNQLGDDRVVYFERRGSKVLLVQPNYSYRAITNNPKEEESVRDAFARSVLWGFEIVAEEGGTILIDLTDFLMRDAHGVSERLKQNNEGNFSVDKSRSALYEEATMNFPQNTEFESILTFTGSNPGGQVRSVAPTSDAITVRQHHSFVELPDDDFEPRTFDPRAGYFGISYQDYSTPIGEPLTKRFITRHRLEKKNPGAEMSEPVEPIVYYLDPGTPEPVRGALLDGARWWNEAFEAAGYKDAFRVEILPDSAHPMDVRYNMINWVHRSTRGWSYGSSVVDPRTGEIIKGHVLLGSLRVRQDYLIAEGLLSPYKEGETFDEDNPMLDMALARIRQLSAHEVGHTLGLAHNFAASTNSRASVMDYPAPKVTINPDSTLNLDNAYDTGIGEWDKVAITYGYKDLTDSFNNEEALNGVILDAIADSLLFISDADARPESGAHPKAHLWDNGSDAVKQLDHIMDVRDIALENFSESNIPPGTPMAKLEDALVPIYLFHRYQIEGTVKLIGGLNYSYDLRGGPQSGPEPVADSTQRAALNVMLQTISPDALKMPEKIIELIPPRPLGYSDSRELFNSYTDPAFDPLGAAETAANMTMRLLLNKERAARLVDYKARDSNNLGLGDMLTKIINQSWKAPVEEGYKGAIQNVVNHVVLYHMMNLGANEEASSQVRSIANLKLEALREWMRIEAEEEAETEQRAASLLYGYRILQQFKDKGKTFRSAEPLSPPPGSPIGSDDSMFLRCSFR; this is encoded by the coding sequence ATGAATAGAATTGCGGTCATCAGCTTGTTTCTGCTTTTTTTCTGTTCAGCATTGCAGGCGCAGGATATCCCATCTATAAGTGAGAAAGCATTGAACCTTGAAGAGCAGGAGGGCTTTTTTACTTATTATCGGGATGAAGATCAAGGGAAAATACTGGTTGAAATTGAAGTTGATCGGTTTGACACAGAATTTCTCTATGTCAATTCATTGACTGCGGGCGTAGGTTCTAATGATATCGGGCTGGATCGCAATCAATTGGGGGACGATCGTGTCGTATATTTTGAGCGCCGGGGATCGAAGGTACTGTTAGTGCAACCCAACTACTCCTATCGGGCAATAACCAACAATCCCAAAGAAGAAGAATCGGTACGCGATGCCTTTGCTCGGTCGGTATTATGGGGGTTTGAAATCGTTGCCGAAGAAGGTGGCACTATACTGATTGATCTTACAGATTTCTTAATGCGCGATGCTCACGGAGTTAGCGAGCGGCTGAAGCAAAATAATGAGGGTAACTTTAGTGTGGATAAAAGTCGTTCTGCACTTTATGAGGAAGCGACCATGAATTTTCCTCAAAATACAGAGTTTGAATCCATCCTGACGTTTACAGGCAGTAATCCGGGTGGACAAGTACGTTCGGTAGCGCCCACTTCGGATGCAATTACAGTCCGTCAGCACCACTCTTTTGTAGAATTGCCAGACGACGATTTTGAGCCCCGTACATTTGATCCGAGAGCGGGATATTTCGGTATTAGTTATCAGGACTATAGTACGCCCATCGGTGAGCCTCTTACGAAACGATTTATTACCAGGCATCGACTGGAGAAAAAGAATCCCGGCGCGGAGATGAGTGAGCCGGTAGAACCTATTGTTTATTACCTGGATCCGGGTACGCCGGAGCCGGTTCGGGGAGCATTGCTGGATGGTGCCCGCTGGTGGAACGAGGCTTTTGAAGCGGCGGGTTATAAGGATGCTTTCCGGGTAGAAATACTCCCCGACAGTGCCCATCCGATGGATGTTCGTTACAATATGATCAACTGGGTGCACCGTTCTACCCGAGGCTGGTCGTATGGAAGTTCAGTAGTTGATCCGAGAACGGGAGAAATTATCAAGGGACATGTGCTTTTGGGCTCTTTGCGTGTACGGCAAGATTATTTAATTGCCGAGGGACTCTTGTCTCCATACAAAGAAGGAGAGACATTTGATGAAGATAATCCCATGCTGGATATGGCCCTCGCACGAATTCGCCAACTTTCGGCCCACGAAGTGGGACATACCCTGGGGTTAGCACATAATTTTGCTGCCAGCACCAATAGTCGCGCGTCGGTGATGGATTATCCGGCACCCAAGGTCACTATCAATCCGGATAGTACACTGAATCTTGATAATGCCTATGATACCGGCATCGGTGAATGGGATAAAGTGGCAATAACCTATGGATATAAGGACTTAACGGATAGTTTCAATAATGAGGAGGCGCTAAATGGAGTAATTTTAGACGCAATAGCAGATAGCCTGCTCTTCATTTCGGATGCCGATGCGCGGCCCGAGAGTGGAGCCCATCCCAAAGCACACCTATGGGATAATGGGAGTGATGCCGTTAAACAATTGGATCACATAATGGATGTGCGCGATATTGCCTTGGAGAATTTTTCCGAGTCGAATATCCCACCTGGCACCCCCATGGCAAAGCTGGAAGATGCACTGGTTCCTATTTATTTGTTCCATCGCTACCAGATAGAGGGTACGGTTAAGCTTATTGGGGGATTGAATTATAGCTATGATCTCCGGGGCGGTCCGCAATCGGGACCCGAACCTGTAGCTGATTCTACCCAGCGCGCAGCTCTTAATGTTATGCTGCAAACTATTTCGCCGGATGCTTTGAAGATGCCCGAGAAAATTATAGAGCTTATTCCACCGCGTCCCCTCGGGTACAGTGACTCCAGGGAGTTGTTTAATAGCTATACTGATCCTGCGTTTGATCCGCTGGGTGCAGCGGAGACGGCGGCGAACATGACCATGAGATTGTTGCTCAATAAAGAGCGTGCCGCCCGGCTGGTAGATTATAAAGCACGTGATTCCAATAATTTAGGTTTAGGCGATATGCTAACTAAAATTATTAACCAGAGTTGGAAAGCCCCGGTAGAAGAAGGGTACAAGGGAGCGATACAGAATGTAGTGAATCACGTGGTCTTATATCATATGATGAATCTGGGAGCCAACGAGGAGGCTTCTTCCCAGGTTCGGTCCATTGCGAACCTAAAGCTGGAAGCACTCCGGGAGTGGATGAGGATTGAGGCAGAGGAAGAAGCAGAGACAGAACAGCGCGCGGCTTCTCTTCTCTATGGGTATAGAATATTGCAGCAGTTTAAGGATAAAGGTAAAACCTTTAGGTCGGCTGAGCCCTTAAGTCCACCGCCGGGCTCACCCATTGGTAGTGATGATTCTATGTTCTTACGGTGTAGTTTTCGTTAA
- a CDS encoding class I SAM-dependent methyltransferase translates to MSTLAYLKSFFKDKDVASVTPTSKYCVRRVCNPINFDQDINIVEYGAGAGVFSRYLLQHMTPGSKLYLFETNEILFGKLKEIDDSRITLFDNSVEYAKELIPDDQIGKIDYIISGIPFSFLDEDARESVLKQSVDLLKEGGRFLAYQTSGHLEEPLQKAFGNVKTGWEWRNIPPMTIYEAEKRKMESTE, encoded by the coding sequence ATGAGTACGTTAGCATATTTAAAAAGTTTTTTTAAGGATAAAGATGTAGCCTCGGTAACGCCAACCTCCAAGTATTGTGTTCGGCGGGTATGCAACCCCATTAATTTTGATCAGGATATAAATATAGTGGAATATGGGGCCGGAGCCGGCGTTTTTTCACGGTATCTGTTACAGCATATGACACCGGGGTCGAAACTTTATTTATTTGAAACAAATGAAATTCTTTTTGGTAAGTTAAAGGAAATTGACGATTCCAGGATAACCCTGTTTGATAACAGTGTGGAGTATGCAAAAGAATTGATACCTGATGATCAGATTGGGAAAATCGATTATATTATATCCGGTATTCCTTTTTCTTTTCTGGATGAGGATGCCAGGGAGTCAGTACTCAAGCAAAGTGTTGATCTATTGAAGGAAGGGGGGCGCTTTTTAGCTTATCAAACCTCGGGACATCTTGAAGAACCGCTTCAAAAAGCTTTTGGAAATGTGAAGACAGGGTGGGAGTGGCGTAATATCCCGCCTATGACGATATACGAGGCAGAAAAAAGAAAAATGGAGTCCACTGAATAA
- the ffh gene encoding signal recognition particle protein: MFQDLSSKLDQAFQKLKGEAKITDVNIAETVREIRRALLDADVNFEVAKQFTNDIKDRAMGEDVLTAVNPGQQFTKIVHDELTKILGQDRVGLSVADTPPTVILIAGLQGSGKTTFSAKLARYLKQENNRSPILAAADVYRPAAINQLKTLADSIDVPVYSIGQKDAVRVAKEAVSMAKSLALDTVIIDTAGRMHVDKKMMKEVADIKEAVQPNETLFIVDSMTGQDAVNTAKEFNETINYDGVVLTKLDGDTRGGAALSIKNVVQKPIKFVSTGEKLDALSPFYPERMSQRILGMGDVVSLVEKAQKEFDEKEAQELQKKIKSDSFDLEDFYEQLQQVKKMGDLSDLVGMIPGAGQALQDADIDDESFKPIEAIICSMTPEEKQNPDILNATRKRRIAKGSGTRVSDINDLIKQFEQMKKMMKSFSGMGKMGKLMQGMKGMKGNLPFG; encoded by the coding sequence ATGTTCCAGGATCTCTCTTCAAAATTAGATCAGGCCTTTCAAAAGCTGAAAGGTGAGGCTAAGATCACCGACGTCAACATTGCGGAGACGGTGAGAGAGATACGTCGTGCTCTGCTGGATGCCGATGTAAATTTCGAGGTTGCCAAGCAGTTTACCAACGACATTAAGGATCGGGCAATGGGTGAGGACGTCTTAACAGCCGTCAATCCCGGACAACAATTTACCAAAATTGTCCATGATGAACTGACTAAAATCCTGGGCCAGGATCGTGTAGGCCTTTCTGTAGCCGACACACCACCCACTGTTATTTTGATTGCCGGCCTGCAAGGTTCCGGTAAAACAACCTTCAGCGCCAAACTGGCCCGATATCTGAAGCAGGAAAACAATCGTAGTCCTATTTTAGCGGCTGCCGATGTGTATCGACCAGCGGCCATCAACCAGTTGAAAACACTGGCTGACAGCATTGACGTGCCTGTTTACTCCATTGGCCAAAAAGATGCAGTTCGCGTTGCAAAAGAAGCCGTTTCAATGGCTAAGAGCCTGGCTTTGGATACTGTTATCATTGATACGGCCGGACGCATGCACGTGGATAAGAAAATGATGAAAGAGGTGGCTGATATTAAAGAAGCGGTTCAGCCCAATGAAACTCTCTTCATTGTGGATTCCATGACGGGGCAGGATGCCGTCAATACCGCAAAAGAATTTAATGAAACCATCAATTACGATGGTGTTGTTTTGACCAAGCTTGACGGTGATACCCGCGGCGGGGCGGCCCTTTCGATTAAGAACGTGGTCCAAAAACCGATCAAGTTTGTAAGCACAGGCGAAAAGCTGGATGCACTTTCACCCTTTTATCCGGAGCGGATGTCGCAACGGATTCTGGGAATGGGCGATGTGGTTTCTCTGGTTGAAAAAGCCCAAAAAGAGTTTGATGAAAAAGAAGCCCAAGAGCTACAGAAGAAAATTAAGTCCGACAGTTTTGATCTGGAAGACTTTTACGAACAACTTCAGCAAGTAAAGAAAATGGGCGACCTGTCTGACCTGGTGGGCATGATACCGGGTGCAGGACAAGCGCTCCAGGATGCTGACATAGATGACGAATCTTTCAAGCCTATTGAAGCAATAATTTGCTCAATGACTCCGGAAGAGAAACAAAATCCGGATATTCTGAATGCTACCCGGAAACGACGTATTGCAAAAGGATCCGGAACACGGGTCTCCGATATCAATGACTTGATTAAACAGTTTGAGCAAATGAAGAAGATGATGAAGTCATTTTCCGGAATGGGCAAGATGGGCAAATTGATGCAAGGCATGAAGGGAATGAAAGGAAATTTACCATTTGGATAG
- a CDS encoding enoyl-ACP reductase FabI, with protein sequence MADQQGYGLLKGKKGLIFGALDDRSIAWRIALACKREGAEFSLSNAPVALRFGDLDELSEKTGAEVFPCDVTNEDEIEELMANVKAEHGKIDFMLHAIGMSPNVRKKKGYEELNYQWLQQTLDISAVSLHKVIRYADEADILNDGGSIVALSYIGAQRIFSKYSDMNDAKALLESIARNYGSRLADRGIRVNTVSQAPTKTSAGSGIKGFDGMYTFADKMAPLGNPTADECADYCVTLFSDLTRKVTMQNLYHDGGFVTAGINEEMINGLQKLYAGEDDE encoded by the coding sequence ATGGCTGATCAACAAGGATATGGACTGCTAAAAGGAAAGAAGGGATTGATTTTTGGTGCGCTCGACGATCGAAGTATTGCATGGCGCATTGCCTTGGCTTGTAAACGAGAGGGAGCAGAATTTTCACTGTCGAATGCTCCCGTTGCCCTGCGTTTTGGAGATCTTGATGAGCTTTCGGAAAAGACCGGTGCTGAAGTTTTTCCCTGTGATGTAACCAACGAGGATGAAATTGAAGAGCTCATGGCAAATGTAAAAGCAGAGCACGGCAAGATCGATTTTATGCTCCATGCTATCGGGATGTCCCCGAACGTTCGCAAAAAGAAAGGATACGAAGAGCTCAATTACCAGTGGCTTCAGCAAACGCTGGATATATCAGCTGTTTCGCTACATAAAGTGATTCGCTATGCCGATGAAGCAGATATCCTGAATGACGGCGGAAGTATTGTAGCACTCTCTTATATCGGAGCACAGCGTATCTTTTCCAAGTACAGCGACATGAACGACGCCAAAGCACTATTAGAAAGTATTGCCCGAAATTACGGGAGCCGGCTGGCTGACCGCGGTATCCGGGTAAATACCGTATCTCAGGCACCAACTAAAACATCGGCCGGGAGCGGCATAAAGGGGTTTGACGGTATGTACACATTCGCTGATAAAATGGCTCCTTTGGGAAATCCCACTGCCGACGAATGTGCGGATTACTGTGTCACGCTATTCTCAGACCTTACGCGAAAAGTAACGATGCAGAACCTCTACCATGACGGTGGATTTGTGACGGCTGGCATTAATGAAGAAATGATTAATGGTTTGCAAAAGCTGTACGCGGGAGAAGATGATGAATAA
- the rpsP gene encoding 30S ribosomal protein S16, translated as MLRIRLQRRGRKKRPIHHIVVADSRKPRDGRIIEDLGRFDNITPNNQLELDRERALYWLKEGAQPSDTVRSIFKDEGIMYEMHLIRWDKSEEEIEEALTEWREKREEKKDKVPTRKERQKALLEAEEKEFQKQLKKKAEEAAREKAKQEALASEEDEEDEEQEEQATAAEEESAKEPKQEASDTEEVAETKEEEATEEAEVEPEEEVEAQEEESDKDESAEEEIEAKEKSSDDEGETEAAEEQEEAKVQDDESEEDTEDEVEEVEASDEEETEDEEKAKEVQTSDEMLAKEAISHIENTPLDELEGFVTEDEDRVTVRRAWDDKHDEE; from the coding sequence TTGTTAAGAATTAGATTACAACGTAGAGGTCGAAAGAAACGACCAATCCATCATATTGTAGTGGCAGACAGCCGCAAACCCAGAGATGGACGCATTATTGAAGACTTGGGTCGTTTTGATAACATAACTCCCAACAATCAGCTTGAATTAGACAGAGAACGTGCCTTGTACTGGTTAAAAGAAGGGGCACAACCTTCCGACACCGTACGATCCATCTTTAAGGATGAGGGCATAATGTATGAAATGCACCTGATTCGTTGGGATAAATCGGAAGAAGAAATTGAAGAAGCGTTAACCGAATGGCGGGAAAAGCGCGAAGAAAAAAAGGACAAAGTCCCTACTCGCAAAGAACGCCAGAAAGCACTATTGGAAGCCGAAGAAAAGGAATTCCAGAAGCAGCTTAAGAAAAAAGCGGAAGAAGCAGCCCGCGAAAAAGCCAAACAGGAAGCTCTTGCATCCGAAGAGGATGAAGAAGATGAAGAGCAGGAAGAACAGGCAACAGCGGCAGAAGAAGAATCCGCCAAAGAACCTAAACAAGAAGCCTCCGATACCGAAGAAGTAGCAGAAACAAAAGAGGAAGAAGCTACTGAAGAGGCTGAAGTAGAGCCCGAGGAGGAAGTTGAAGCTCAGGAAGAAGAGTCTGACAAGGACGAATCGGCAGAAGAAGAAATTGAAGCAAAAGAAAAATCCTCTGACGACGAAGGAGAGACCGAGGCTGCAGAAGAACAGGAAGAAGCCAAAGTTCAGGATGATGAATCCGAAGAGGACACCGAGGATGAGGTCGAAGAAGTTGAAGCCTCTGATGAAGAAGAAACGGAGGATGAAGAGAAGGCTAAGGAAGTACAAACGTCTGACGAAATGTTAGCCAAAGAGGCCATTTCTCATATTGAGAATACTCCGCTGGATGAACTTGAAGGCTTCGTAACAGAAGATGAAGATCGTGTTACTGTTCGCCGCGCGTGGGACGACAAACACGATGAAGAATAA
- the rimM gene encoding ribosome maturation factor RimM (Essential for efficient processing of 16S rRNA) has protein sequence MLESIEDQYQRIGYIARSHGVQGEVLIIPEMYAPTLFDTFDLVRIENARGDLTPARIESVRVQEKNNRLSFFVKFEHVTDRTQAEQLKQHAVFADRKKVEPFIDREESPVDIRSFTVQVNNYRIGTVKNIIDNPAHPILEVAMDGNEKLLIPYVDEYITAVDEKAQQIQCQNLDQLKGL, from the coding sequence ATGCTGGAATCAATTGAAGACCAGTATCAACGGATCGGCTATATAGCTCGATCTCACGGCGTACAGGGAGAAGTTTTAATAATTCCCGAAATGTACGCTCCAACACTTTTTGATACTTTTGATCTGGTTCGTATTGAAAACGCCAGAGGGGATTTAACCCCTGCCCGGATTGAGTCGGTTCGGGTACAGGAAAAAAATAATCGGCTTTCGTTCTTTGTAAAATTTGAGCACGTAACAGATCGCACACAGGCTGAGCAGCTTAAGCAACATGCCGTATTTGCCGATCGCAAAAAGGTTGAACCATTTATCGATCGTGAAGAAAGCCCGGTGGATATTCGCTCTTTTACCGTGCAGGTCAATAATTATCGTATTGGCACGGTAAAGAATATCATCGATAACCCGGCACATCCTATTTTAGAGGTTGCAATGGATGGTAATGAGAAGCTGCTCATCCCTTATGTGGATGAATATATTACGGCTGTAGATGAAAAAGCACAGCAAATTCAATGTCAAAATCTGGACCAGCTAAAAGGTTTATAA
- the trmD gene encoding tRNA (guanosine(37)-N1)-methyltransferase TrmD, whose translation MRIDIISAVPQLLEGPLNYSIVGKAREEGLVDIYIHDLRNYSTDNHNKVDDYPYGGGAGMVLTPQPIFSCIEELQDQREYDEIILTTPSGTPFEQKKANALSVKKNLIFLCGHYKGVDQRVRDTLITKEYSIGDFVLSGGELPAMAMVDSIVRLLPGALGDSESALTDSFQNDLLEGAVYTRPAVFKGMEVPKVLRSGDHQKVKEWRLKQSLKRTQEVRPDLYKKFRNEQ comes from the coding sequence ATGCGTATTGATATCATATCAGCCGTACCGCAACTTCTTGAAGGTCCCTTAAACTACAGTATTGTAGGGAAGGCCCGGGAAGAAGGATTGGTAGATATTTACATCCACGACTTGCGCAATTATTCCACTGATAATCACAATAAGGTGGATGACTATCCTTATGGAGGAGGAGCTGGCATGGTACTTACACCACAGCCTATTTTCTCTTGCATAGAGGAATTGCAAGATCAGCGGGAATATGATGAGATTATTTTAACGACCCCTAGCGGTACGCCTTTTGAGCAAAAAAAGGCCAATGCCCTTTCGGTCAAAAAAAACCTTATATTCCTTTGCGGTCATTATAAAGGTGTCGATCAGCGCGTGCGTGATACCTTGATCACCAAAGAGTATAGCATAGGTGACTTTGTACTTTCCGGAGGTGAACTCCCTGCCATGGCAATGGTTGATTCTATTGTCCGGCTGCTGCCCGGTGCATTGGGTGACTCAGAAAGCGCATTAACAGATTCCTTCCAAAACGATTTATTGGAAGGGGCTGTTTATACGCGTCCTGCAGTATTTAAGGGGATGGAAGTGCCCAAGGTGCTTCGCTCCGGTGATCATCAAAAAGTGAAGGAATGGCGATTAAAACAATCGCTTAAGCGTACTCAGGAAGTACGTCCTGATTTATACAAAAAATTTCGAAATGAACAGTAG
- the rplS gene encoding 50S ribosomal protein L19, with translation MDKLTLAEQTIITNEYPEFKTGDTVNVHYRVREGDKERIQQFEGIVISRRGSGANQTFIVRKVSAGNIGVERIFPLFSPFIAKIELKKQGDIKRSKLYYLRDRQGKAARVKEKEQNQNAVREINRQAEERAKAEKEEDEEE, from the coding sequence ATGGATAAACTAACACTAGCAGAACAGACCATTATAACGAACGAGTATCCCGAGTTTAAAACCGGTGATACCGTAAACGTCCACTACCGTGTTCGCGAAGGAGATAAAGAACGTATTCAGCAATTTGAAGGTATTGTTATTTCCCGACGCGGTTCCGGAGCCAATCAAACTTTTATCGTTCGAAAAGTTTCGGCCGGCAATATTGGAGTGGAACGTATATTTCCGCTATTTTCTCCTTTCATTGCAAAAATAGAGCTCAAAAAACAGGGGGATATTAAACGCTCCAAGCTTTATTATTTGCGTGATCGTCAGGGTAAAGCAGCGCGCGTTAAAGAAAAGGAGCAAAACCAAAATGCCGTACGTGAAATCAACCGGCAAGCCGAAGAACGAGCCAAGGCTGAAAAAGAAGAAGACGAAGAGGAGTAG
- the aat gene encoding leucyl/phenylalanyl-tRNA--protein transferase: MISPEELLNAYANGIFPMADSRDDPEAKWYTSRRRGIIPMNGFRVSSNVERIVRNHHYHIKFDSAFRQVMEACADRNSTWISEEIIDSYCNLHKKGHAHSVSVYDKKWELVGGQYGVSLGAAFFGESMFGWAKETSKVALYWTHKALKEGGFELWDTQFWNEHLAQFGCIEISAGEYDKRLKVALQKEAVFEPVDTNC; the protein is encoded by the coding sequence ATGATCAGTCCCGAAGAACTATTGAATGCCTATGCTAATGGTATTTTTCCAATGGCTGATTCCCGCGACGATCCGGAGGCCAAGTGGTATACCTCCCGCCGACGTGGAATCATCCCTATGAATGGATTTCGGGTATCATCCAATGTAGAGCGCATTGTTCGCAATCATCACTACCACATCAAGTTTGATTCCGCATTCAGGCAAGTAATGGAAGCATGTGCAGATCGAAACTCTACCTGGATTTCAGAGGAAATAATTGATTCTTATTGTAATCTTCATAAAAAAGGGCATGCCCATTCGGTGAGTGTGTATGACAAGAAGTGGGAGCTGGTTGGGGGACAGTATGGAGTGTCCCTGGGCGCAGCATTTTTTGGCGAATCGATGTTTGGATGGGCAAAAGAAACTTCTAAAGTGGCGTTATACTGGACGCACAAAGCGCTTAAGGAAGGCGGATTTGAGCTTTGGGATACCCAGTTCTGGAACGAGCATCTGGCACAATTCGGTTGCATTGAGATTTCGGCCGGGGAGTATGACAAACGGCTTAAGGTGGCACTCCAAAAAGAAGCGGTGTTTGAACCGGTTGATACAAATTGTTAG